Proteins from one Choloepus didactylus isolate mChoDid1 chromosome 4, mChoDid1.pri, whole genome shotgun sequence genomic window:
- the BLM gene encoding Bloom syndrome protein isoform X4, which produces MAAIPQNNLQEQLERHSARKLHNKLSLSKPKSFGFTFKKKTSENDVSVTSVSVAKTPVLSDKDVNVAEAFSFSEPLARATNQQTSIGDFKNAAVGQQTKRVGSELSSPDLLRFSQEVLCTAQNTPVTKEPRDATFKLEFSSSTDSFITVNDWDDMDDFDISGNSKAFVTPPKSHFLRVSTAQKSKKAKRNFFKIQLPKTNTVKADLSPSSENKQVDLTKEQQGDSEWLSNGVICIDDDPISKGLINEDTQESHSLKIHLRDERDNSEKKKSLEETELHSNEKPPCTEFDEDDFNLDCVPPSPEEGITSASSSSLKCFSMLNNLDTSDIKKDVLSTSEDLLSKPGKVTTHQPNEEISADCDGLGHATLNQELENIRVLFLKMGGMLDEQAKING; this is translated from the exons ATGGCTGCTATTCCACAAAATAATCTGCAGGAGCAACTGGAGCGTCACTCAGCCAGAAAACTTCATAATAAATTAAGTCTTTCAAAACCCAAATCTTT cggtttcacttttaaaaagaaaacttcagaaaatGATGTATCTGTAACTAGTGTGTCAGTAGCAAAAACACCTGTGTTGAGTGATAAAGATGTTAATGTTGCTGAGGCCTTTTCCTTCAGTGAACCTTTAGCCCGTGCCACGAATCAGCAGACAAGCATCGGTGACTTTAAAAATGCCGCAGTAGGACAGCAAACCAAGAGAGTTGGTTCAGAATTATCTTCACCAGATTTGTTGCGCTTTTCACAGGAAGTTTTGTGTACTGCCCAAAACACACCTGTTACAAAGGAACCCCGTGATGCTACTTTCAAGTTAGAATTTAGTTCTTCAACAGATTCTTTTATTACCGTCAATGATTGGGATGATATGGATGACTTTGATATTTCTGGGAATTCAAAAGCATTTGTTACACCACCCAAATCTCACTTTCTAAGAGTAAGCACTGCTCAGAAATCGAAAAAGGCCAagagaaacttttttaaaatacagctacCTAAAACAAATACAGTAAAAGCTGATTTGTCTCCCTCCTCTGAAAACAAGCAAGTAGATTTGACTAAGGAACAGCAAGGTGACTCAGAATGGCTAAGTAATGGTGTGATTTGCATTGATGATGACCCCATTTCCAAAGGACTTATCAATGAAGATACTCAGGAAAGTCACTCTTTAAAAATTCACTTGAGAGATGAAAGAG ATAATAGTGAAAAGAAGAAGAGTTTAGAAGAAACCGAATTACACTCAAATGAAAAACCTCCATGTACTGAGTTTGATGAGGATGATTTCAATTTAGATTGTGTTCCACCATCTCCAGAAGAAGGAATCACTtctgcctcttcttcctccttaaaATGCTTTAG taTGTTAAATAACCTTGATACCTCTGACATAAAGAAGGATGTTCTTAGCACATCAGAGGACCTTTTGTCAAAACCTGGGAAAGTGACTACACACCAGCCTAATGAAGAAATCAGCGCAGACTGTGACG